TGTTCTGAGAGCCCAAGCTCGGGGATACCCAGCTGAAAGCCGCCACAGAGCAGCATATTAAAACCAAGGTTGCAGCTGAAATTTGGATAGCTGTACTCATGAGGAGAGTGGATGACGCAATCACAACGCCCAAGGGAAATCCCATCACGCAGCTCACGTATATCCATCCAGCCACGCCCGACTTGGGGCGACACGCCAGCGCGCAGACAGGTACCCCGAGACTCCCGTCGATCGTGCTGCACCACAAAAAAACCCCGATCTTCGTAGAGTGTTCGGCATTGGTCCAGAATCGTCACATCCGGCGGGTCTTTTTCCACAACGGCCCTCCTGTACTCAGGGTTCATCGAAGTCTACGCGTATTCACGCTGACATGGGGTGCTGACAGCATCAGCCTCCACAGAACATCCCGAAGTGGTGGCGCACTGCCAGCACCCCATGACACCATCGAATTTACTCTTACCGCGATAAAGCTAAAGAGGCAACACAAAAATAGCAGGAACTAAGTTCAACTTCACCCTTCCCGGAATATCCCGGTACCGCAAGTACACTGAAAAGCCTCGAATCCCAGGCGCGCATGAAACCAGAAATGCCCCGCCGCTCAACACGAGTCGGTGGAGCATCTGGGCTCAGATTCGATGGCAATCAGGGGATACTGAAGGTAAGGGTGGCGGCGTAGGTATGATAATCACAGACCCGCTTATCGGGATAATCCTCTTGATGGCTGACTTTGATGAGAAATTCTCCGGCACTCCCCGGGACAAGAGCCAACCGGCCCGACGGATCGGCTTTGATTTTACGGGATTCCAGTTCGCCTTCACCCTTGCGAAAAAAGATTTCGGCTTCCGCTGCCGCCAGGGGCTCGCCATTGAAGAGGACCACAATCTCAATGGACTGGTCAGAGCTATACGAAACGGCGGTATGGGGTATCAGTTCAAGCTGGTGCCCTACGGGAGAGGTCATCTGCGTTTCATCCAGCACGGCATCGCCCGCAATCAGCAGTCGCTTGCCGAACATCTGGGCCTGTGAGCAGTAAAGAGCGCCCAGTACATCACGTTTTGTGGCCTGACGCCATCCAGCCGGGTTTCGCGTCCAGTAGGTCGGGCGATAGGTGGCAGCCACATAGTAGGTTCCCGGCGCCACACCCTCAGGGAGCACGTAGCGATAGTTTTCCCCTTCCTGAATCATCTCCACGCTTTCCCCACTGCCGAAAACCTTCATGGGCGGGAAAATATGGACCCGGTCCTCCGCGATGGCCTCCGCCACGGGGAAGTCGTGACCATAGCCCAGTTCCGCCGTGAGTGATGTGCCG
This portion of the Desulfurispirillum indicum S5 genome encodes:
- a CDS encoding DUF4198 domain-containing protein, which encodes MRLLNTFTAPVLLAGLLATGVCAHDLWVNASESGTSLTAELGYGHDFPVAEAIAEDRVHIFPPMKVFGSGESVEMIQEGENYRYVLPEGVAPGTYYVAATYRPTYWTRNPAGWRQATKRDVLGALYCSQAQMFGKRLLIAGDAVLDETQMTSPVGHQLELIPHTAVSYSSDQSIEIVVLFNGEPLAAAEAEIFFRKGEGELESRKIKADPSGRLALVPGSAGEFLIKVSHQEDYPDKRVCDYHTYAATLTFSIP